From Haloglomus litoreum, the proteins below share one genomic window:
- a CDS encoding ABC transporter ATP-binding protein has product MLTVDQIDTYYGKSHILHDVSLEIKEDEVVALIGRNGVGKTTTMRSIMGMTPPRSGTITFEGEDITGADPNHIASRGIGYAPQERRMFPKLTVMENLEMGAGTGSFEDDQLETVFDLFPRLEERQDQQTGTLSGGEQQMVAMARAMIRDPQLVLLDEPTEGLMPALIPEISDVIETIADRGYAVLLVEQNVDFVLDICDRAYLMDNGRIEQEATSERLQEDPGLLEETLGLSH; this is encoded by the coding sequence ATGCTCACCGTCGATCAGATCGATACGTACTACGGGAAGAGCCACATCCTCCACGACGTCAGTCTGGAGATCAAGGAGGACGAGGTCGTCGCGCTCATCGGGCGCAACGGCGTCGGCAAGACCACCACGATGCGCTCGATCATGGGGATGACCCCGCCCCGCAGCGGGACCATCACCTTCGAGGGCGAGGACATCACCGGGGCCGACCCCAACCACATCGCGAGCCGGGGCATCGGCTACGCCCCGCAGGAGCGCCGGATGTTCCCGAAGCTGACCGTCATGGAGAACCTGGAGATGGGGGCCGGGACCGGGTCGTTCGAGGACGACCAGCTCGAGACGGTGTTCGACCTGTTCCCGCGCCTGGAGGAGCGACAGGACCAGCAGACCGGGACGCTCTCGGGCGGCGAGCAGCAGATGGTGGCGATGGCCCGGGCGATGATCCGTGACCCCCAGCTCGTCCTCCTCGACGAGCCGACGGAGGGACTGATGCCGGCGCTCATCCCGGAGATCTCCGACGTCATCGAGACCATCGCCGACCGCGGGTACGCCGTCCTCCTCGTCGAGCAGAACGTTGACTTCGTGCTCGACATCTGCGACCGCGCCTACCTCATGGATAACGGCCGCATCGAGCAGGAGGCGACCAGCGAGCGGCTCCAGGAGGACCCGGGCCTGCTGGAGGAGACGCTCGGCCTCTCGCACTGA
- a CDS encoding branched-chain amino acid ABC transporter permease, which translates to MALVENLAVSLLNGIVWGTIIALIALGLNLIFGLLEIINLTHGSFYMLGAVGGYFVIDATGSFWLALFAAPLVVGFVGVAMERTVLQPIAEDIPLTVIATFGMILVFQHLALVMFGSGVRTLESPIKASIDLGVASYSLYRLSIAVVAVVFIVLLHLFLTRTRPGLWMRGVRQDREMADALGVPTDRVYMLTFGLGTFLAAMAGVLLAPVAGVSHLMGIEILAVAFIVVIVGGLGSFRGVLVASLLFALVENLGSAFIPATEARIFTLVLMAGIVLVKPEGFYGGTA; encoded by the coding sequence ATGGCACTCGTAGAGAACCTGGCCGTCAGTCTGCTGAACGGGATCGTCTGGGGGACGATCATCGCGCTGATCGCGCTGGGGCTCAACCTCATCTTCGGCCTGCTCGAGATCATCAACCTCACCCACGGATCGTTCTACATGCTGGGTGCCGTCGGCGGCTACTTCGTCATCGACGCCACCGGGAGCTTCTGGCTCGCGCTGTTCGCCGCGCCGCTGGTCGTCGGGTTCGTCGGCGTCGCGATGGAACGGACCGTCCTCCAGCCCATCGCCGAGGACATCCCGCTGACCGTCATCGCGACGTTCGGCATGATCCTCGTCTTCCAGCACCTCGCGCTCGTCATGTTCGGCTCGGGGGTACGGACCCTCGAGTCTCCCATCAAGGCGTCCATCGACCTCGGCGTGGCCTCGTACTCGCTGTACCGGCTCTCCATCGCCGTCGTCGCCGTCGTGTTCATCGTCCTGCTCCACCTGTTCCTGACCCGGACGCGGCCCGGGCTGTGGATGCGGGGCGTCCGCCAGGACCGCGAGATGGCCGATGCGCTCGGCGTCCCGACGGACCGGGTCTACATGCTCACGTTCGGCCTCGGGACGTTCCTCGCGGCGATGGCCGGCGTGTTGCTCGCGCCGGTCGCCGGGGTCAGCCACCTGATGGGCATCGAGATCCTCGCCGTCGCGTTCATCGTGGTCATCGTGGGCGGGCTCGGGTCGTTCCGGGGCGTCCTCGTCGCGAGTCTCCTGTTCGCGCTCGTCGAGAACCTCGGCAGCGCGTTCATCCCGGCGACGGAGGCACGCATCTTCACGCTCGTCCTCATGGCTGGAATCGTGCTGGTGAAACCCGAGGGCTTCTACGGAGGGACAGCATGA
- a CDS encoding cupin domain-containing protein, with translation MSQEQEPPAVDWDIDHVSDDLESKFEDRLLRPGWDVHEDWEGEPKEQLQPFVWKWEDVIDTIEQVEEELPYSELEQGLRRSLALTNPASDQDLPSPFLSVFFQTVTPEEEAGSHRHNVNAVRFVVDGNEDTYTAVEGERFPMTDNALITTPNWTWHDHVNESDERTIWIDVLDWPLIGQHLNASVFDDHEQYQQPVDKSQGYYNSQYGRLRPLRDQENKFRDVPPYRYSWDEAYTSITNAAEDGPDYVDDPYDGLVMEYVNPATGRGPTMSTTSFRLQLLEEGQETKTHRHNSTEIYHVVQGSGETQVEDTTLEWDTRDSFVVPQDQWHAHEAHDEETILFVISDQPVFEAFNVHRVEGKDEE, from the coding sequence ATGAGCCAAGAGCAAGAGCCTCCTGCTGTAGACTGGGATATCGACCACGTGAGCGACGATCTCGAATCGAAGTTCGAGGACCGCCTCCTCCGGCCCGGCTGGGACGTCCACGAGGACTGGGAGGGCGAGCCGAAGGAACAGCTCCAGCCGTTCGTCTGGAAGTGGGAGGACGTCATCGACACCATCGAGCAGGTCGAGGAGGAGCTGCCGTACAGCGAACTCGAACAGGGCCTCCGGCGCTCGCTGGCCCTGACGAACCCCGCGTCGGACCAGGACCTCCCGTCACCGTTCCTCTCGGTGTTCTTCCAGACCGTGACGCCGGAGGAGGAGGCCGGGTCCCACCGCCACAACGTCAACGCCGTGCGGTTCGTCGTCGACGGGAACGAGGACACGTACACCGCGGTCGAGGGCGAGCGGTTCCCGATGACGGACAACGCCCTCATCACGACGCCGAACTGGACCTGGCACGACCACGTCAACGAGAGCGACGAGCGGACCATCTGGATCGACGTCCTCGACTGGCCGCTCATCGGGCAGCACCTCAACGCCTCCGTGTTCGACGACCACGAGCAGTACCAGCAGCCCGTCGACAAGTCGCAGGGGTACTACAACTCCCAGTACGGTCGCCTGCGGCCGCTGCGCGACCAGGAGAACAAGTTCCGCGACGTGCCGCCGTACCGCTACTCCTGGGACGAGGCGTACACCTCCATCACCAACGCCGCCGAGGACGGGCCGGACTACGTCGACGACCCGTACGACGGCCTCGTGATGGAGTACGTCAACCCGGCGACCGGCCGCGGCCCGACGATGTCGACCACCTCGTTCCGCCTGCAGCTCCTCGAGGAGGGTCAGGAGACGAAGACCCACCGCCACAACAGCACGGAGATCTACCACGTCGTCCAGGGGTCGGGCGAGACCCAGGTCGAGGACACCACCCTCGAGTGGGACACCCGCGACTCCTTCGTCGTCCCGCAGGACCAGTGGCACGCCCACGAGGCCCACGACGAGGAGACCATCCTGTTCGTCATCAGCGACCAGCCGGTGTTCGAGGCGTTCAACGTCCACCGCGTCGAGGGCAAGGACGAGGAGTAG
- a CDS encoding type IV pilin yields MQFAVLARDDAVSPVVGVVLLVAVVVLLSSTVGTVALGLTEGLSSSPPRAVLAFEFEERGGSKDQGLDDGAAVESGRGGDLTITHAGGDVLPGNDLRLRDDDGGDLAFPGGPVGLFGDPPYPVSAGDSVEVPVNSDDTVRVVWVGEEGETAVVGSWRGPDSG; encoded by the coding sequence ATGCAGTTCGCCGTGCTCGCCCGCGACGACGCCGTCTCTCCCGTCGTCGGCGTCGTCCTCCTCGTCGCGGTGGTCGTCCTGCTCTCCTCGACCGTCGGGACGGTCGCGCTCGGGCTGACCGAGGGGCTCTCGTCCTCGCCGCCGCGGGCGGTCCTCGCCTTCGAGTTCGAGGAGCGAGGGGGGTCGAAGGACCAGGGGCTCGACGACGGCGCGGCGGTCGAATCCGGGCGCGGCGGCGACCTCACCATCACCCATGCCGGCGGTGACGTCCTCCCCGGCAACGACCTCCGGCTCCGGGACGACGACGGCGGTGACCTGGCGTTCCCGGGCGGCCCGGTCGGGCTGTTCGGCGACCCGCCGTACCCGGTCTCGGCCGGCGACAGCGTCGAGGTCCCGGTCAACTCCGACGACACCGTCCGGGTGGTGTGGGTCGGCGAAGAGGGCGAGACGGCCGTCGTCGGCTCCTGGCGGGGTCCCGATTCGGGTTGA
- a CDS encoding RidA family protein has translation MKKTVIDPDAGSDIFEDLDTPFSRGTVIETDQYYRIFLSGATSSQEDAFSSSYNTSIGEQTTDILSRMEQFLEEVGASMNDVVRVRVYTQDIDEDEFREHHRAREKFFEKAHFPASTLVRVDEVLVGRIEIDLEAIVPKDGEWETDAVFTDIYG, from the coding sequence ATGAAGAAGACAGTCATCGATCCCGACGCCGGCAGCGACATCTTCGAGGACCTCGACACGCCGTTCTCGCGTGGGACCGTCATCGAGACCGACCAGTACTACCGGATCTTCCTCTCCGGTGCGACCTCCTCCCAGGAGGACGCGTTCAGCTCCAGTTACAACACCTCGATCGGCGAGCAGACGACCGACATCCTCTCGCGCATGGAGCAGTTCCTCGAGGAGGTCGGCGCGTCGATGAACGACGTCGTCCGGGTCCGCGTCTACACGCAGGACATCGACGAGGACGAGTTCCGCGAGCACCACCGCGCTCGCGAGAAGTTCTTCGAGAAGGCCCACTTCCCCGCGAGCACGCTCGTCCGCGTCGACGAGGTGCTGGTGGGCCGCATCGAGATCGACCTCGAGGCCATCGTTCCGAAGGACGGCGAGTGGGAGACCGACGCCGTGTTCACGGACATCTACGGCTGA
- a CDS encoding ABC transporter ATP-binding protein — MATQREAVLRAEGLTRRFGAFVAVDHVDFSLDGDEIHGIIGPNGAGKTTFFKMISGVIQPSEGRIELKGEDITALAPERIARRGLAQTFQITSIFPSLTVEENVVGALNGQKRFLNPAVPYREDSATTERAREILRRIGLDDVAGAEAGNLSHGDQGVLEIGLALATDPEVILFDEPTAGLSATETERIRTIIEEISDEAAIMLVEHDMDFVMGLADSVTVLHNGQILAQGSPDEISQNSDVQNVYFGRDV; from the coding sequence ATGGCCACGCAGCGCGAGGCCGTCCTGCGCGCGGAGGGGTTGACGCGACGGTTCGGCGCCTTCGTCGCTGTCGACCACGTCGACTTCAGCCTGGACGGCGACGAGATTCACGGCATCATCGGCCCGAACGGAGCGGGCAAGACGACCTTCTTCAAGATGATCTCCGGGGTCATCCAGCCCTCGGAGGGACGGATCGAACTCAAGGGCGAGGATATCACCGCCCTCGCCCCGGAGCGCATCGCCCGCCGGGGACTGGCACAGACCTTCCAGATCACCAGCATCTTCCCGAGCCTCACCGTCGAGGAGAACGTCGTCGGGGCGCTCAACGGACAGAAGCGGTTCCTCAACCCGGCGGTCCCCTATCGGGAGGACTCGGCGACGACCGAGCGAGCACGGGAGATCCTCCGGCGGATCGGACTCGACGACGTCGCCGGCGCCGAGGCGGGGAACCTCTCGCACGGCGACCAGGGCGTCCTCGAGATCGGCCTCGCGCTCGCGACCGACCCGGAGGTAATCCTCTTCGACGAGCCGACCGCCGGGCTCTCGGCCACCGAGACCGAGCGTATCCGGACCATCATCGAGGAGATCAGCGACGAGGCCGCCATCATGCTGGTCGAGCACGACATGGACTTCGTGATGGGCCTCGCCGACAGCGTCACGGTCCTCCACAACGGCCAGATCCTGGCACAGGGGTCGCCGGACGAGATCAGCCAGAACAGCGACGTACAGAACGTCTACTTCGGGAGGGACGTCTGA
- a CDS encoding AAA family ATPase: MVDDIVSEIKGEFESGGSWPYAVDGHRFRTNPFAEKWPDPRLFAGYEDELRRLRENIQRNVNTFITGPFGTGKTILTKTMYEVLTEVEGYEPVFVAVQKGRFSKTMAKRILDELGEPVDSTATSTELYDDVADALERRYEDGVRTVVFYDEVINGSEGTLRQILHLQRDVENWEPVLVFNGTAHMLDQIHGRIEPLSDRIGDEITLSGLDIDGVIELVNKRLRYYCRESEWGDGDGCAHDEGDLAPFTREAIELVHQDITPYPRHIRRECNEVIEAGARADREVLDFEFVRATLAEETSRKLEQLSGHAADVVEVLAEQGPSTANGITEALGASSYHVQEALTELEKEGLIRATEGNRGIEYKPTEQTSRELSNLTQS, from the coding sequence ATGGTCGACGACATCGTCTCGGAGATCAAGGGGGAGTTCGAGAGCGGGGGGAGCTGGCCGTACGCGGTCGACGGCCACCGGTTCCGGACGAACCCGTTCGCCGAGAAGTGGCCCGACCCGCGCCTGTTCGCCGGCTACGAGGACGAACTCCGGCGGCTCCGCGAGAACATCCAGCGCAACGTCAACACGTTCATCACGGGCCCGTTCGGCACGGGCAAGACCATCCTGACGAAGACGATGTACGAGGTCCTGACGGAGGTCGAGGGATACGAGCCCGTCTTCGTCGCGGTCCAGAAGGGCCGGTTCAGCAAGACGATGGCCAAACGCATCCTCGACGAGCTGGGCGAGCCGGTCGACTCGACGGCCACCAGCACGGAGCTGTACGACGACGTGGCCGACGCGCTGGAGCGGCGCTACGAGGACGGCGTCCGGACGGTCGTCTTCTACGACGAGGTCATCAACGGGAGCGAGGGCACCCTGCGCCAGATCCTCCACCTCCAGCGCGACGTGGAGAACTGGGAGCCGGTGCTCGTCTTCAACGGCACCGCCCACATGCTCGATCAGATCCACGGCCGCATCGAGCCGCTGTCGGACCGCATCGGCGACGAAATCACGCTGTCGGGACTCGACATCGACGGTGTCATCGAACTCGTCAACAAGCGCCTGCGCTACTACTGCCGTGAGAGCGAGTGGGGCGACGGCGACGGCTGCGCCCACGACGAGGGCGACCTCGCGCCGTTCACCCGCGAGGCCATCGAGCTCGTCCACCAGGACATCACCCCGTACCCGCGCCACATCCGCCGCGAGTGCAACGAGGTCATCGAGGCCGGCGCGCGCGCCGACCGGGAGGTCCTCGACTTCGAGTTCGTCCGGGCGACGCTCGCCGAGGAGACCTCGCGGAAACTCGAGCAGCTCTCGGGCCACGCCGCCGACGTGGTCGAGGTCCTCGCCGAGCAGGGGCCAAGCACGGCCAACGGCATCACCGAGGCGCTCGGCGCCAGCTCCTACCACGTCCAGGAGGCCCTGACCGAACTGGAGAAGGAGGGCCTCATCCGCGCGACGGAGGGGAATCGCGGCATCGAGTACAAGCCCACCGAACAGACCAGCCGCGAACTCTCCAACCTGACACAGAGCTAG
- a CDS encoding HesA/MoeB/ThiF family protein, which produces MSERRLRLPARVVRELREALLRDDEQERFAFVDAGTAAPPAGAGAGEGEAESEAPSERPDLLASEVVPVPDERLARQSRTACRPEPAVERDHVGDCYDRQLAPVLVHSHPFSDDPRFSSIDVEAMGRFREWLTGLFPDRPFGFAVVGQSGIEAVANAGERFAALPVEVVGEWKLDEPVPGAVDRFAPVDAGGRGASVGDAPVADGSEGDRAGTDDADTDTDIDATERFDRNVRALGADGQRRLQDATVGIVGVGGIGSQVAEQFARLGVGELVLVDPDTVEPSNLPRLVGAYDHHVGKPKVDAVREHAWRSAPADLDVTAVAEPVEAVPARLTDCDLVVGCVDRVTARSFCNEWAVKHLTYYVDAGVRIDTTDDRVVGMTGYVHLVAPGSTACFDCLGRHDQAAARIERLSPDEREAELERGYIDTEQVAPEPAVIHLNGLCASKAVSVGTDVVTGVKTPPDFVRYEDTAHEMTALTTEPSPACPTCGDEGVLGVGRRSFGDAQFTPEDGPETATSD; this is translated from the coding sequence GTGAGCGAGCGCCGCCTCCGCCTGCCGGCGCGGGTCGTCCGGGAGCTGCGCGAGGCACTCCTCCGGGACGACGAACAGGAGCGCTTCGCCTTCGTCGATGCCGGGACGGCCGCGCCGCCCGCTGGGGCGGGAGCTGGCGAGGGGGAAGCCGAGAGCGAGGCCCCCTCCGAGCGTCCGGACCTGCTCGCGAGCGAGGTGGTCCCGGTGCCGGACGAGCGGCTGGCCCGGCAGTCGAGGACCGCGTGCCGGCCCGAGCCGGCGGTCGAGCGCGACCACGTCGGGGACTGCTACGACCGGCAGCTCGCGCCGGTTCTGGTCCACAGCCACCCGTTCTCCGACGACCCGCGGTTCAGCAGCATCGACGTGGAGGCGATGGGCCGGTTCCGCGAGTGGCTGACTGGCCTCTTCCCGGACCGCCCGTTCGGCTTCGCGGTCGTCGGGCAGTCGGGTATCGAGGCGGTGGCGAACGCGGGCGAGCGCTTCGCGGCGCTCCCGGTCGAGGTCGTCGGCGAGTGGAAACTCGACGAGCCGGTCCCGGGGGCGGTCGACCGGTTCGCGCCGGTCGACGCCGGCGGGCGCGGCGCTTCGGTTGGGGATGCACCGGTCGCCGACGGCTCTGAGGGCGACCGGGCGGGGACCGACGACGCGGACACGGACACCGACATCGACGCCACCGAGCGCTTCGACCGGAACGTCCGCGCGCTCGGCGCCGACGGCCAGCGTCGGCTCCAGGACGCGACCGTCGGTATCGTCGGCGTCGGTGGCATCGGCTCGCAGGTCGCCGAGCAGTTCGCGCGCCTCGGCGTCGGCGAACTCGTCCTGGTCGACCCGGACACGGTCGAGCCGAGCAACCTGCCGCGGCTGGTCGGCGCCTACGACCACCACGTCGGGAAGCCGAAGGTCGACGCCGTCCGCGAGCACGCCTGGCGGTCCGCGCCGGCCGACCTCGACGTGACGGCCGTCGCCGAGCCGGTCGAGGCGGTGCCGGCGCGGCTGACCGACTGCGACCTCGTCGTCGGCTGCGTCGACCGTGTCACGGCGCGCTCGTTCTGCAACGAGTGGGCCGTCAAGCACCTGACCTACTACGTCGACGCCGGGGTCCGCATCGACACGACGGATGATCGGGTAGTCGGGATGACCGGGTACGTCCACCTGGTGGCGCCCGGGAGCACCGCGTGCTTCGACTGCCTGGGACGTCACGACCAGGCGGCCGCCCGCATCGAGCGGCTCTCGCCGGACGAGCGCGAGGCCGAACTCGAGCGCGGCTACATCGACACCGAGCAGGTGGCGCCCGAGCCGGCGGTCATCCACCTCAACGGGCTCTGTGCCTCGAAGGCGGTCTCGGTCGGCACGGACGTCGTGACCGGGGTGAAGACGCCGCCGGACTTCGTCCGGTACGAGGACACGGCCCACGAGATGACCGCGCTCACGACCGAGCCCAGCCCCGCGTGCCCGACCTGTGGGGACGAGGGCGTGCTCGGCGTCGGGCGGCGCTCGTTCGGCGACGCACAGTTCACGCCCGAGGACGGTCCCGAGACGGCCACCTCGGACTGA
- a CDS encoding RidA family protein, with the protein MVEEVRPDPSKMQYNDLPFSHAIKHEDFVFVSGQAPRDADGNVPETFEGQARQELENIQTILEEAGTSMDNLVKVKVYVEDMDRFGDLNEIYQEYVSEPFPARAAIGVDELAKNFVVEFEAIAAVE; encoded by the coding sequence ATGGTAGAAGAAGTCCGACCAGACCCGTCCAAGATGCAGTACAACGACCTGCCGTTCTCCCACGCGATCAAGCACGAGGACTTCGTCTTCGTGTCCGGGCAGGCCCCCCGGGACGCCGACGGCAACGTCCCGGAGACGTTCGAGGGACAGGCGCGCCAGGAGCTGGAGAACATCCAGACGATCCTCGAGGAGGCCGGTACCTCGATGGACAACCTGGTCAAGGTGAAGGTGTACGTCGAGGACATGGACCGGTTCGGCGACCTGAACGAGATCTACCAGGAGTACGTCTCGGAGCCGTTCCCGGCCCGTGCGGCCATCGGCGTCGACGAACTGGCGAAGAACTTCGTCGTCGAGTTCGAGGCCATCGCGGCCGTCGAGTGA
- a CDS encoding ABC transporter substrate-binding protein — MPTDGSRTSGASRDIERRGFLKYAGTGALVTSVGLAGCATSEPAGDGGGGGGDGGDGGGGGDGGGGGDGGDGGSTGGDSTGPVKIGLQADLTGPLSLYGKWQKRVTERWAEELNAEHDGIAGREVQVVVEDTKSKTKEGVAAMRRLTQEKGAHVVMGTNSSGTSLASIPLAKQTGTPYFPQGDASSLAGEDANRWTVHYGHSVDHLSIGGFKWGVENLGSKWTMLFQDYSYGQQFKSVAENRLPQFGGELLRSIGVPLGETDLVSQLNKVPSDTEVLFAVLVGPSNPAFLKQSRDLDVPGERFGEVGLAEPLNLTNKEVPNAEGMHYVSTVPALPEGMPENQREFYQTYRDVAGITDYEQAVPFGHAWENWVILSWIKDAMENSDWSGDGDGDTLIRWIEEGPQRSASKLYPQGDTFFRGSDHQGFMDLFIEQVQDGTPTTVHRVDVNEPTYEAQADLTSKSF, encoded by the coding sequence ATGCCAACTGATGGCAGTCGAACGTCCGGTGCGAGCAGAGACATAGAGCGTCGCGGGTTCCTGAAGTACGCGGGGACCGGTGCGCTGGTAACTTCGGTCGGACTCGCTGGCTGTGCGACGAGCGAACCGGCCGGCGATGGCGGCGGTGGCGGTGGCGATGGCGGGGACGGCGGTGGCGGCGGCGATGGCGGTGGCGGTGGCGACGGCGGCGACGGTGGGTCCACCGGCGGCGACAGCACCGGCCCCGTCAAGATCGGCCTCCAGGCCGACCTCACCGGGCCGCTCTCGCTGTACGGCAAGTGGCAAAAGCGCGTCACCGAGCGGTGGGCCGAGGAGCTGAACGCCGAGCACGACGGCATCGCCGGCCGCGAGGTACAGGTGGTCGTCGAGGACACGAAGTCGAAGACGAAGGAGGGTGTCGCCGCGATGCGCCGGCTCACGCAGGAGAAGGGCGCACACGTGGTGATGGGGACGAACTCCTCCGGGACGAGCCTCGCCAGCATCCCGCTGGCGAAGCAGACGGGGACGCCCTACTTCCCGCAGGGGGACGCCTCCTCGCTCGCCGGCGAGGACGCGAACCGGTGGACCGTCCACTACGGCCACAGCGTCGACCACCTCTCCATCGGCGGGTTCAAATGGGGCGTCGAGAACCTCGGCTCGAAGTGGACGATGCTGTTCCAGGACTACTCCTACGGCCAGCAGTTCAAGTCGGTCGCCGAGAACCGGCTCCCGCAGTTCGGCGGTGAACTCCTCCGCTCCATCGGCGTCCCCCTCGGGGAGACGGACCTTGTGTCCCAGCTCAACAAGGTCCCGTCGGATACGGAGGTGCTGTTCGCGGTGCTGGTTGGGCCGTCGAACCCGGCGTTCCTCAAACAGAGCCGCGACCTCGACGTTCCGGGCGAGCGCTTCGGCGAGGTCGGTCTGGCCGAGCCGCTGAACCTCACCAACAAGGAGGTCCCGAACGCCGAGGGGATGCACTACGTGTCGACGGTCCCGGCGCTCCCGGAGGGGATGCCCGAGAACCAGCGGGAGTTCTACCAGACCTACCGCGATGTCGCCGGTATCACCGACTACGAGCAGGCCGTCCCGTTCGGCCACGCCTGGGAGAACTGGGTCATCCTCTCGTGGATCAAGGACGCCATGGAGAACTCCGACTGGTCGGGCGACGGCGACGGCGACACCCTCATCCGGTGGATCGAGGAGGGGCCCCAGCGGAGCGCGAGCAAGCTCTACCCGCAGGGTGACACCTTCTTCCGCGGGTCCGACCATCAGGGGTTCATGGACCTCTTCATCGAGCAGGTGCAGGACGGTACGCCGACCACCGTCCACCGGGTCGACGTGAACGAGCCGACCTACGAGGCACAGGCCGACCTGACGAGCAAGTCGTTCTGA
- a CDS encoding winged helix-turn-helix domain-containing protein, whose translation MSVPSEAELRRFFDRTVAREAHRAAVATSWLSLRLLDHLYREGPASTGELARACNLDMREVRDRLEELADAGIVAEREGAWEPAADELTVTVGRDEGVTVALAVGEREAVDGTESEAEADGSAEEGGDENDGETGLLGGMVRRLGRLLSP comes from the coding sequence ATGTCCGTCCCCTCCGAGGCAGAACTCCGCCGGTTCTTCGACAGGACGGTCGCCCGCGAGGCCCACCGGGCCGCCGTCGCCACCTCGTGGCTGAGCCTCCGGCTGCTCGACCACCTCTACCGCGAGGGCCCCGCCTCGACTGGGGAGCTGGCCCGGGCGTGCAACCTCGACATGCGCGAGGTCCGAGACCGGCTGGAGGAACTCGCCGACGCCGGCATCGTGGCCGAACGCGAGGGCGCGTGGGAACCCGCGGCCGACGAACTGACCGTCACCGTCGGGCGCGACGAGGGTGTGACCGTCGCGCTCGCTGTCGGCGAGCGCGAGGCGGTCGACGGGACCGAATCCGAGGCGGAAGCGGACGGGAGCGCCGAGGAAGGGGGCGACGAGAACGACGGCGAGACGGGCCTGCTCGGCGGGATGGTCCGGCGCCTGGGGCGGCTGCTGTCGCCGTAG
- a CDS encoding DUF7351 domain-containing protein, which translates to MGSAPAGTGGPSLAAADEVLKTVANEHRLFILMTLGDACTGGQYATLRFTDVWEGTELEDSGRLNYHLQQLVETDYVASVEDGYHLTLRGLKAYQAVKAGFYAKELEIPPFELASTHEVCGESLYASYRDQRVSIECPSCDDQLHQYPVPPGPFDESDAPEVAAAMNVRFTTDLCSMSQGFCPYCSGPVELDVSQDHLDRLDVEEWNAPALLFWCTHCHWFMLSTMERPLLLEPPVMAFFAERGVNVWAEPGWSNVLEAEDVVRSRDPLEVSLTFTCAGDALEVVVDGSLNVLRTETHDG; encoded by the coding sequence ATGGGTAGCGCTCCAGCCGGCACCGGCGGCCCGAGTCTCGCCGCCGCGGACGAGGTGCTGAAGACCGTCGCCAACGAGCACCGGCTGTTCATCCTCATGACGCTCGGCGACGCCTGTACCGGGGGGCAGTACGCCACGCTCCGGTTCACGGACGTCTGGGAGGGGACCGAACTCGAGGACAGCGGGCGGCTGAACTACCACCTCCAGCAGCTCGTCGAGACGGACTACGTCGCCAGCGTGGAGGACGGCTACCACCTGACGCTCCGGGGGCTCAAGGCCTACCAGGCGGTGAAGGCGGGCTTCTACGCGAAGGAACTGGAGATCCCGCCGTTCGAGCTGGCGTCGACCCACGAGGTCTGCGGTGAGTCGCTCTACGCGTCCTACCGCGACCAGCGCGTCAGCATCGAGTGCCCCTCGTGCGACGACCAGTTGCACCAGTACCCGGTGCCGCCGGGGCCGTTCGACGAGAGCGACGCGCCCGAGGTCGCGGCGGCGATGAACGTCCGCTTCACGACGGACCTCTGCTCGATGTCGCAGGGGTTCTGCCCGTACTGCTCGGGGCCCGTGGAGCTCGACGTGTCCCAGGACCATCTCGACCGGCTCGACGTCGAGGAGTGGAACGCCCCCGCGCTCCTGTTCTGGTGTACCCACTGCCACTGGTTCATGCTGAGCACGATGGAGCGGCCGCTCCTGCTCGAGCCGCCGGTGATGGCCTTCTTCGCCGAGCGGGGCGTGAACGTCTGGGCGGAACCGGGCTGGAGCAACGTTCTCGAGGCCGAGGACGTCGTCCGCTCGAGGGACCCGCTGGAGGTCTCGCTGACGTTCACCTGCGCGGGCGACGCCCTCGAGGTCGTCGTGGACGGGTCGCTGAACGTGCTCCGGACCGAGACACACGACGGGTGA